A portion of the Algisphaera agarilytica genome contains these proteins:
- a CDS encoding Y-family DNA polymerase, whose amino-acid sequence MWQKPSPSVPAREPAHHASSQALSEARVSWFFLDLNSFFASCEQYDRPELRGKPVGVCPVLASGGAVIAASYEAKARGVGMGVRGAEARKLCPDITLLQARPARYVELHHSIHASIEKHLPTTKTYSIDEWAIRLMGEERRPERAVELAKRIKQQIAEDHNHALPCSVGIAPSRLLAKTACELQKPDGLTVLTMDRMPGILSPMKLRDIPGIGSGMDTRLRQHDITTPEALWELTKADCRRIWGSVQGEYFWMGYHGHEAEEPKTRRSSMGHAHILPPQYRNDEGAHGIMTRLLCKAVMRCRRDGYFAHRLRVHVSLVGGGAWAEEIALPSVHDTPTVLEHYERLWRRRPWRGGMDALPGSTEPMPVPLKVSVDLSGLTPEGSTPGHLFAQTQKQDKLSEVIDRVNRRFKAHALHPGSMTHVVDYAMDDKIAFGRIPEKDIAM is encoded by the coding sequence ATGTGGCAGAAGCCCTCGCCATCCGTCCCGGCTCGTGAACCGGCCCATCACGCCTCCAGCCAAGCCCTGAGCGAGGCGCGGGTGTCGTGGTTTTTTCTCGACCTCAACAGCTTCTTTGCGTCCTGTGAGCAGTACGATCGGCCGGAGTTGCGTGGGAAGCCCGTGGGCGTCTGCCCGGTGTTGGCGTCGGGCGGTGCGGTCATCGCAGCGAGCTACGAGGCCAAGGCCCGCGGTGTCGGCATGGGCGTGCGCGGGGCCGAGGCCCGCAAGCTCTGCCCCGACATCACGCTGCTGCAGGCCCGCCCCGCCCGCTACGTCGAACTCCACCACTCGATCCACGCCAGCATCGAGAAGCACCTGCCCACCACCAAGACCTACTCGATCGACGAATGGGCCATCCGCCTGATGGGCGAAGAGCGTCGGCCCGAGCGTGCGGTGGAGCTGGCCAAACGCATCAAGCAGCAGATCGCCGAGGACCACAATCATGCGCTGCCCTGCTCGGTCGGGATCGCGCCGTCGCGCTTGCTGGCCAAGACCGCTTGTGAACTGCAGAAGCCCGATGGACTGACCGTGCTCACGATGGACCGCATGCCCGGGATCCTCTCGCCGATGAAGCTGCGCGACATCCCCGGCATCGGCAGCGGCATGGACACCCGTCTCCGACAGCACGACATCACCACGCCCGAGGCGTTGTGGGAGCTGACCAAGGCCGACTGCCGACGCATCTGGGGCTCGGTGCAGGGCGAGTATTTCTGGATGGGCTACCACGGCCACGAAGCCGAGGAACCCAAGACCCGCCGATCGAGCATGGGCCACGCCCACATCCTCCCGCCGCAGTACCGCAACGACGAAGGCGCCCACGGCATCATGACCCGCCTGCTGTGCAAAGCCGTGATGCGCTGCCGCCGCGACGGGTATTTCGCCCACCGCTTGCGGGTCCACGTGTCGCTGGTCGGCGGCGGCGCATGGGCCGAGGAGATCGCCCTGCCGTCGGTGCACGACACGCCGACTGTTCTTGAGCATTACGAACGGCTGTGGCGGCGTCGGCCGTGGCGCGGCGGGATGGACGCGCTGCCGGGCTCGACCGAACCCATGCCCGTGCCGCTGAAGGTGTCGGTCGATCTGAGCGGACTCACCCCCGAAGGCTCGACCCCGGGGCACCTGTTCGCGCAGACCCAGAAGCAGGACAAGCTGTCCGAGGTGATCGACCGCGTGAACCGCCGGTTCAAAGCCCACGCCCTGCACCCGGGCTCGATGACGCACGTCGTCGACTACGCAATGGACGACAAAATCGCCTTCGGCCGCATCCCCGAGAAAGACATCGCGATGTGA
- a CDS encoding aminotransferase class V-fold PLP-dependent enzyme has translation MNDLNSAASNPPRRIYLDNAATSFPKPPCVLEAMNHYATQLGASPGRGAYAEAREATALFVECRSRINTLLNGESPDHVVFTLNTTDALNLAIHGLIHPQAKRRHVVTCHLDHNSVLRPFNELVSQGVATQTRVECDPRTGRVDPADIKAAIRPDTGLVAIVHGSNVTGTLQPIYEIGQICRESAVPFLVDAAQTAGHVPLDVQRDNIDLLAAPGHKSLLGPLGTGFLYIRPGIENMMRTVREGGTGSVSELDVQPTFMPDRFEPGSHNAPGIVGLNAALGWILDQTVEKLWAHDRKLTETMIDGLHDTASMPGFSCVGPQGIKYRCGVFSVRIDSEDGRFADPNALAQALEQDYGILTRAGIHCAPLAHQTVGTHALGGTTRLSFGPFVTAQDVKYACDALAQLCESAAAHAVSS, from the coding sequence GTGAACGACCTGAACTCCGCTGCCTCCAACCCGCCTCGTCGTATCTATCTCGACAACGCCGCGACCAGCTTCCCCAAGCCGCCCTGCGTCCTCGAGGCCATGAACCACTACGCCACTCAGCTCGGTGCATCGCCTGGCCGAGGAGCCTACGCCGAGGCCCGCGAGGCCACCGCGCTGTTCGTCGAGTGCCGCTCACGCATCAACACCCTGCTCAACGGCGAGTCGCCCGACCACGTCGTCTTCACGCTCAATACCACCGATGCACTGAACCTGGCGATCCACGGCCTGATACACCCCCAGGCCAAGCGCCGCCACGTCGTTACCTGCCACCTCGATCACAACTCGGTGCTCCGCCCGTTCAACGAGCTGGTCAGCCAGGGCGTGGCGACGCAGACCCGCGTTGAGTGTGATCCGCGGACCGGCCGTGTCGATCCGGCCGACATCAAAGCCGCCATCCGCCCCGACACCGGCCTCGTCGCCATTGTCCACGGCAGCAATGTCACCGGCACGCTGCAACCCATCTACGAGATCGGCCAGATCTGCCGTGAGTCGGCCGTGCCGTTTCTCGTCGACGCGGCCCAGACCGCGGGCCACGTGCCGCTGGATGTGCAGCGGGACAACATTGACCTGCTCGCTGCGCCCGGGCACAAGTCGCTGCTCGGGCCGCTGGGCACCGGCTTCCTCTACATCCGCCCCGGCATCGAGAACATGATGCGCACCGTCCGCGAAGGCGGCACCGGCAGCGTTTCCGAGCTCGACGTCCAGCCCACCTTCATGCCCGACCGCTTCGAGCCCGGCAGCCACAACGCCCCGGGCATCGTCGGCCTCAACGCCGCGCTCGGCTGGATCCTCGACCAGACCGTCGAGAAACTCTGGGCCCACGACCGCAAGCTCACCGAGACCATGATCGACGGCCTGCACGACACCGCCAGCATGCCCGGCTTCTCCTGTGTCGGCCCGCAAGGGATCAAGTACCGATGCGGCGTCTTCTCGGTCCGCATCGACAGCGAAGATGGCCGGTTCGCCGACCCCAACGCCTTGGCCCAAGCCCTCGAACAGGACTACGGCATCCTCACCCGCGCGGGCATCCACTGTGCCCCGCTTGCCCACCAGACCGTCGGCACCCACGCCCTGGGCGGCACCACCCGCCTGTCCTTCGGCCCGTTCGTCACTGCACAAGACGTGAAATACGCCTGTGACGCGTTGGCGCAGCTCTGCGAATCGGCCGCGGCGCACGCGGTTTCGTCTTAA
- a CDS encoding peptidylprolyl isomerase, which yields MAYVGGEPLRSGDLLPPMLEATGGEILSELVLDEMLQRRLDTAGITLTEADLDTERQVLLQTLSDDEDQSVRLLTEMRQRRGWGEVRFAGLLRRNAGLRALVKDQVTVPDAAVEQAYRLRYGPSSRVRLIVAGSLKDARDLRDRITTGGEPFGEVAALESTDVSKAQGGLLSPIRPEDTSYPAAMRQAIERLEVGQVSQPIAIDGGFALLKLEEKIAPAEVEFDDVRESLEQAVRGRTERVLMQQLARELLSGAELVVLDPTLKALWQAQRESLLTPQ from the coding sequence ATGGCTTACGTTGGCGGTGAACCGCTGCGCAGCGGCGACCTGCTCCCGCCGATGCTCGAAGCCACCGGCGGCGAAATCCTCAGCGAATTGGTCCTCGACGAAATGCTCCAACGCCGACTGGACACGGCTGGAATCACCCTCACCGAGGCAGACCTCGACACCGAGCGCCAAGTCCTGCTGCAAACACTGTCGGACGACGAAGACCAGTCGGTCCGGTTGCTGACGGAAATGCGCCAACGACGCGGCTGGGGCGAGGTGCGTTTCGCGGGGCTCTTGCGGCGAAACGCGGGGCTTCGGGCGTTGGTGAAGGACCAAGTCACGGTGCCCGACGCGGCGGTCGAGCAGGCCTACCGCTTGCGTTATGGCCCGTCGTCGCGCGTCCGGCTGATCGTCGCCGGTTCATTGAAGGACGCCCGCGATCTTCGCGACCGCATCACCACCGGGGGCGAGCCGTTCGGCGAGGTCGCCGCCCTGGAGTCCACCGACGTCAGCAAAGCCCAGGGCGGGCTGCTCTCGCCCATCCGCCCGGAGGACACGTCCTACCCGGCGGCGATGCGGCAGGCGATCGAACGATTGGAGGTTGGCCAGGTTAGCCAGCCGATCGCGATCGACGGCGGATTCGCGCTTCTGAAGCTGGAAGAAAAAATCGCGCCCGCTGAGGTAGAATTCGACGATGTGAGAGAAAGCCTGGAGCAAGCCGTCCGCGGCCGCACCGAGCGGGTGCTGATGCAGCAGCTGGCCCGGGAGCTCCTGAGCGGTGCCGAGCTGGTGGTGCTTGACCCCACCCTCAAGGCCCTCTGGCAAGCCCAGCGTGAGTCGCTGCTGACCCCCCAATAA
- a CDS encoding aminotransferase class I/II-fold pyridoxal phosphate-dependent enzyme: MEINYSNRIERLPPYVLGRLKQMIYDRRKAGADVIDMNMGNPSDAPPDAVVEKIREAVLDPRNSRYSVSKGVYNLRRDMALKYERKWGVELDPDKEVIATIGSKEGFSHLMLALLGPGDTAVVADPAFQIHTTAVVLAGASTISVPLGNDDSFLDSIDHVLDSMQPQPKLVILCYPHNPTAMTVDDDFFPKVVELCRRHKVMVINDFAYGETCFDGYKAPSLLQAEGAKEFGVEFTTLSKPYNMAGWRIGFCCGNSKMIDGLATVKGYYDYGIFQAVQISAIIAMREGDKHIEQQNLKYAARRDILVKELGKLGWEVESPKASMFLWAKVNPDHLVPYQGSTDEFCVSMVEQAEVAMTPGAAFGPRGEGYVRLALVENEQRIRQAMRNLNRVLNKPAAAIG, from the coding sequence GTGGAAATCAATTACTCCAACCGCATCGAACGCCTGCCCCCTTACGTCCTGGGCCGCCTCAAGCAGATGATCTACGACCGCCGCAAAGCCGGGGCGGACGTGATCGACATGAACATGGGCAACCCGTCGGATGCCCCGCCGGACGCGGTGGTGGAGAAGATCCGCGAGGCCGTGCTCGATCCGCGCAACAGCCGCTACTCGGTCAGCAAGGGTGTGTACAACCTGCGCCGCGACATGGCGCTGAAGTACGAGCGTAAGTGGGGCGTCGAGCTCGACCCCGACAAGGAAGTCATCGCCACCATCGGCAGCAAGGAAGGCTTCAGCCACCTCATGCTGGCCCTGCTGGGCCCGGGCGACACCGCCGTCGTCGCCGACCCCGCGTTCCAGATCCACACGACCGCCGTGGTCCTCGCGGGCGCGTCGACGATCAGCGTGCCGCTGGGCAACGACGACTCGTTCCTCGACTCGATCGACCACGTGCTCGACTCGATGCAGCCCCAGCCCAAGCTGGTCATCCTCTGCTACCCGCACAACCCCACGGCCATGACGGTCGACGACGACTTCTTCCCCAAGGTCGTCGAGCTGTGCCGCCGCCACAAGGTGATGGTCATCAACGATTTCGCCTATGGCGAGACCTGCTTCGACGGCTACAAAGCCCCGTCGCTCCTCCAGGCCGAGGGGGCGAAAGAGTTCGGCGTCGAGTTCACCACGCTCAGCAAGCCCTACAACATGGCGGGCTGGCGCATCGGCTTCTGCTGCGGCAACTCGAAGATGATCGACGGCCTCGCCACCGTGAAGGGCTACTACGACTACGGCATCTTCCAGGCGGTGCAGATCTCCGCGATCATCGCGATGCGTGAGGGCGACAAGCACATCGAGCAACAAAACCTCAAGTACGCCGCCCGCCGCGACATCCTCGTGAAAGAGCTCGGCAAGCTCGGTTGGGAAGTCGAATCGCCCAAGGCCTCGATGTTCCTCTGGGCGAAGGTTAACCCCGACCACCTCGTTCCGTACCAGGGCTCGACCGATGAGTTCTGCGTGTCGATGGTCGAGCAAGCCGAGGTCGCGATGACGCCTGGTGCCGCTTTCGGCCCCCGCGGCGAAGGCTATGTTCGACTCGCACTGGTCGAGAACGAACAGCGTATCCGCCAGGCCATGCGCAACCTCAACCGCGTGCTGAACAAGCCCGCGGCCGCGATTGGTTGA
- a CDS encoding Nif3-like dinuclear metal center hexameric protein — MAIKLRKVLMGLKQIAPERLAESWDKVGLHVGDPEQKVSRALLCIDMTEAVVAEAVKKRCQLIVAYHPPIFDPLKRMTADGPWTQRRIWQATRAGLAVYSPHTALDAVRGGTNDWLCDGLGKASFRGSIGSEFERRYGQKVVVYVPRDDAEKVRSAMAEAGAGGIGNYSDCSFNVDGIGTFYPELGSNPTIGEHHKLERVEETRIEMICDHGAGLTGRVLRAIREAHPYEEPAIDVFDLADNYLAEDEEQGAGRVVFLKQPITPATLASRVKKRLGVKHVKLAAAEPFVGTDPDLYPGKLSSVAVCVGSGGSLFEKYPGADAYVTGEMQHHQVLDLVQQGRVVLLAGHTNTERPYLPTYRERLIETIEGKLDWEVSEADRVPWVWK; from the coding sequence ATGGCGATAAAACTACGCAAAGTGTTAATGGGGTTGAAGCAGATCGCGCCCGAACGGCTGGCGGAGTCCTGGGACAAGGTTGGGCTGCACGTCGGCGATCCCGAGCAGAAGGTCTCGCGGGCCCTGCTTTGTATCGATATGACCGAAGCGGTCGTTGCCGAGGCGGTCAAAAAACGGTGCCAACTGATCGTGGCATACCACCCGCCGATCTTCGATCCGCTCAAGCGGATGACGGCGGATGGCCCTTGGACCCAGCGGCGAATTTGGCAGGCGACAAGGGCGGGGCTCGCGGTCTATTCGCCGCATACGGCGCTCGACGCGGTGCGGGGCGGGACCAACGACTGGCTGTGTGACGGACTCGGCAAGGCGAGCTTCCGGGGATCTATTGGGAGCGAATTCGAGCGTCGTTACGGCCAGAAGGTTGTGGTTTATGTACCGCGAGACGATGCCGAAAAAGTACGTAGTGCGATGGCCGAAGCAGGCGCGGGTGGGATCGGAAACTACTCGGACTGTTCGTTTAATGTCGATGGGATCGGCACGTTCTATCCGGAGCTGGGATCTAACCCCACGATTGGCGAACACCACAAACTGGAACGCGTTGAAGAAACCCGGATCGAGATGATCTGTGACCACGGCGCGGGACTGACCGGCAGAGTACTGCGGGCGATCCGCGAGGCGCACCCGTATGAAGAGCCCGCCATCGATGTATTCGACCTGGCCGACAATTACCTCGCCGAAGACGAGGAACAGGGCGCGGGTCGCGTTGTCTTTCTCAAACAGCCGATCACCCCAGCGACGTTAGCCTCACGGGTGAAGAAACGGCTGGGCGTGAAGCATGTCAAACTGGCGGCTGCGGAACCCTTTGTCGGCACCGACCCTGACCTCTACCCGGGCAAGCTGTCTTCGGTCGCAGTCTGTGTGGGCTCGGGGGGCAGTCTTTTTGAGAAGTATCCCGGCGCGGACGCTTACGTGACCGGCGAGATGCAGCACCACCAGGTGCTAGACCTCGTGCAGCAGGGCCGGGTGGTCCTGCTAGCGGGCCACACGAATACCGAACGGCCGTACCTGCCGACCTACCGAGAAAGGCTGATAGAGACCATCGAAGGCAAACTCGATTGGGAAGTCAGCGAGGCAGATCGGGTCCCCTGGGTTTGGAAATAG
- the rpsR gene encoding 30S ribosomal protein S18, with product MPDLSRRPVPETGLPQPKTESPMSQFQAFGTTPPAKVVFKSSNGTTFVDYKNSEDLRRYMTPNGKIQGRKKSGLTAREQRIVAQAIKRARYMGLLPFTSATL from the coding sequence GTGCCCGATCTTTCCCGTCGGCCCGTCCCCGAGACCGGCCTACCTCAACCCAAGACGGAGTCTCCCATGAGCCAGTTCCAAGCCTTCGGCACCACCCCGCCCGCCAAAGTCGTCTTCAAGTCCAGCAACGGCACCACCTTCGTGGACTACAAGAACAGCGAAGACCTGCGTCGCTACATGACCCCCAACGGCAAGATCCAGGGCCGCAAAAAGTCCGGCCTGACCGCCCGCGAGCAACGCATCGTCGCCCAAGCGATCAAGCGTGCCCGCTACATGGGCCTGCTGCCGTTCACCTCGGCGACCCTGTAA
- the uvrA gene encoding excinuclease ABC subunit UvrA — MALTEISIRGAREHNLKGIDLDIPRDQLVVITGLSGSGKSTLAFDTIYAEGQRKYMESMSAYARQFLDQLQKPDVESVEGLPPTIAIEQRGSSHNPRSTVATTTEIYDYLRLLFARVGQPRCWHVDEKGKECGTPIESQSATQIVDHVMGLPEGSKLMVLSPVIRGKKGHHKEVFEGMVRQGFVRARVNGEVMDLREIAKTKAGTPFTTKTQRYQKHTVEAVVDRIVVQHGETDEDGNNPVRTRVADSIELSLKLAEGLAVVTVANEEGGWDDTLFSEKYACPIHPECSLEDLEPRLFSFNSPYGACPSCSGLGTVFEFDAELVVADPELSLSEGAIEPWRKNGKRMNIFYNRIIRKFCKEFEVSPQTPWKKLPKPIRRIMMEGTTTRDETKYGSHFEGVLPNLQRRFETTDSEFVKQRLSSYLSESACETCGGARLRTEALHVFIASGKKEYNINDVVNMTIEEASDFFGRLRLSAEGEQIAEPIVKEIRARLGFMLSVGLGYLNLSRNTGTLSGGESQRIRLATQVGSGLVGCCYVLDEPTIGLHQRDNDRLIKTLRHLTDIGNTVLVVEHDEDTIRAADYLIDVGPGPGRHGGTITAHGPRKKFLRDKKSLTAKYLRGDEEIPTPTERRSLDHKQCLTVKGARQNNLQDVTAAFPLGGIVTVTGVSGSGKSTLVNQILLKAAKRSLLGSRVKPGDHDKLTGVTNIDRTIEVDQSPIGRTPRSNPATYTGVFDMIRDLFTKTKEAKIRGYKPGRFSFNVKGGRCEACQGQGTKKIEMHFLPDVFVQCDVCKGKRYNRETLEITYRGKNISDVLNMTVEEALEFFDSFSDVKRLLTALNDVGLSYVQLGQASTTLSGGEAQRVKLATELGKRSTGHTLYVLDEPTTGLHFADVKKLISVLDRLADGGNTVILIEHNLDVIKCSDWLIDLGPEGGDRGGTIVVTGTPEDVAEHEASYTGRFLKTHLPEPITA, encoded by the coding sequence ATGGCACTCACCGAAATCTCCATCCGCGGCGCGCGGGAACACAACCTCAAGGGCATCGACCTCGACATCCCCCGCGATCAGCTCGTGGTCATCACGGGTTTGTCGGGTAGCGGCAAGTCGACCCTCGCGTTCGACACGATCTACGCCGAGGGGCAACGCAAGTACATGGAATCGATGTCGGCCTACGCTCGGCAGTTCCTCGACCAGCTCCAGAAGCCCGATGTCGAGTCGGTGGAAGGCCTGCCGCCGACGATCGCGATCGAGCAGCGCGGCAGCTCGCACAACCCACGCTCGACGGTCGCGACGACGACGGAGATCTACGACTACCTGCGTCTGCTGTTTGCCCGCGTCGGTCAGCCGCGGTGCTGGCATGTGGATGAGAAAGGCAAGGAGTGCGGCACACCGATCGAGTCGCAGTCCGCCACCCAGATCGTTGACCACGTCATGGGCCTGCCCGAGGGCAGCAAACTGATGGTGCTCTCCCCCGTGATCCGCGGCAAGAAAGGCCACCACAAAGAAGTCTTCGAGGGCATGGTCCGCCAAGGCTTTGTCCGGGCCCGGGTGAACGGCGAGGTGATGGACCTGCGGGAGATCGCCAAGACCAAAGCGGGCACCCCGTTCACGACCAAGACCCAGCGTTACCAGAAACACACCGTCGAGGCGGTGGTCGACCGCATCGTCGTCCAGCACGGCGAAACCGACGAGGACGGCAACAACCCCGTGCGGACCCGCGTGGCGGACTCGATCGAGCTTTCGCTGAAGCTGGCCGAGGGCTTGGCGGTCGTGACGGTGGCCAATGAAGAGGGCGGCTGGGACGACACGCTGTTCAGCGAGAAGTACGCCTGCCCGATCCACCCCGAGTGTTCGCTGGAGGACCTCGAGCCGCGGTTGTTCTCGTTCAACTCGCCGTACGGGGCCTGCCCGAGCTGTTCGGGGCTGGGCACGGTGTTCGAGTTCGATGCGGAGTTGGTCGTGGCGGACCCGGAGCTGTCGCTGAGCGAGGGCGCGATCGAGCCGTGGCGGAAGAACGGCAAGCGGATGAACATCTTCTACAACCGCATCATCCGTAAGTTCTGCAAAGAATTTGAGGTGAGCCCGCAGACGCCGTGGAAGAAGCTGCCCAAGCCGATCCGCCGGATCATGATGGAGGGCACAACCACCCGCGACGAGACGAAGTACGGCAGCCACTTCGAGGGCGTGCTGCCCAACCTGCAACGCCGGTTCGAGACGACCGACAGCGAGTTCGTGAAGCAGCGGCTGTCGAGCTACCTGTCGGAATCGGCTTGCGAGACTTGCGGCGGAGCGCGGCTACGGACTGAGGCGCTGCATGTGTTCATCGCGTCGGGGAAGAAGGAATACAACATCAACGACGTGGTCAACATGACCATCGAAGAAGCATCAGACTTCTTCGGCCGCTTGCGGCTTAGCGCCGAAGGCGAGCAGATCGCCGAGCCGATCGTCAAAGAAATCCGGGCACGCCTGGGCTTCATGCTCAGCGTCGGACTGGGTTATCTGAATCTTTCGCGGAACACCGGCACGCTCTCGGGCGGCGAGTCGCAGCGCATCCGCCTCGCGACCCAGGTCGGCAGCGGGCTCGTCGGCTGCTGCTACGTGCTCGACGAGCCCACCATCGGCCTGCACCAACGCGACAACGATCGCCTCATCAAAACCCTCCGCCACCTCACCGATATCGGCAACACCGTGCTGGTCGTCGAGCACGATGAGGACACCATCCGCGCCGCGGACTACCTGATCGACGTCGGTCCCGGCCCGGGACGCCACGGCGGCACCATCACCGCCCACGGCCCACGTAAAAAATTCCTCCGCGACAAGAAATCGCTCACCGCCAAGTACCTGCGTGGTGATGAAGAAATCCCCACGCCCACGGAACGCCGCTCGCTCGACCACAAGCAATGCCTCACCGTGAAAGGCGCCCGCCAGAACAACCTGCAGGACGTCACGGCGGCGTTCCCCCTCGGCGGGATCGTTACCGTCACCGGCGTGTCGGGCAGCGGCAAATCGACGCTGGTCAACCAGATCCTGCTCAAGGCCGCCAAGCGTTCTCTCCTCGGCTCACGCGTGAAACCCGGCGACCACGACAAGCTCACCGGCGTGACCAACATCGACCGGACCATCGAGGTCGACCAGTCGCCCATCGGCCGGACGCCGCGGTCCAACCCCGCGACGTACACCGGCGTGTTCGACATGATCCGCGACCTGTTCACCAAGACCAAGGAAGCCAAGATCCGCGGCTACAAGCCCGGCCGATTCAGCTTCAACGTCAAGGGCGGACGCTGCGAGGCGTGCCAAGGCCAGGGCACCAAGAAGATCGAGATGCACTTCCTGCCGGACGTGTTCGTGCAGTGCGATGTATGCAAAGGCAAGCGGTACAACCGCGAGACGCTGGAGATCACCTATCGCGGCAAGAACATCAGCGACGTCCTGAACATGACCGTGGAGGAGGCGCTCGAATTCTTCGACAGCTTCTCGGATGTGAAGCGGCTGCTCACGGCGTTGAACGACGTGGGCCTGTCGTATGTCCAGCTCGGCCAAGCCAGCACCACGCTATCCGGCGGCGAGGCACAGCGGGTCAAGCTCGCCACCGAGCTCGGCAAGCGCTCGACCGGGCACACGCTCTACGTCCTCGACGAGCCGACGACCGGCCTGCACTTCGCCGACGTGAAAAAGCTCATCAGCGTGCTCGACCGCCTGGCCGACGGAGGCAACACGGTGATCCTGATCGAGCACAACCTCGACGTGATCAAATGCAGCGACTGGTTGATCGACCTGGGCCCGGAGGGCGGCGACCGCGGCGGCACGATCGTGGTCACCGGCACCCCCGAAGACGTGGCCGAGCACGAGGCGTCGTACACCGGCCGGTTCCTCAAAACCCACCTGCCCGAGCCGATAACGGCCTGA
- a CDS encoding F0F1 ATP synthase subunit epsilon, whose translation MPGTFSCSVVTPEQEVFEGEVSYIVLPAWDGEMGFAVNRAPILVQIGEGSLRLTGESGSKTTMKIAGGFAQMKGNKLTVLTDKAEAADAA comes from the coding sequence ATGCCCGGCACCTTTTCCTGCAGCGTTGTGACCCCCGAACAGGAAGTCTTTGAAGGCGAAGTCTCCTACATCGTCCTCCCCGCGTGGGACGGCGAAATGGGCTTCGCGGTCAACCGGGCCCCCATCCTTGTGCAGATCGGCGAGGGCTCGCTCCGCCTGACCGGCGAATCGGGCAGCAAGACCACCATGAAGATCGCCGGTGGCTTCGCCCAGATGAAGGGCAACAAGCTTACGGTCCTGACCGACAAGGCCGAGGCCGCCGACGCCGCCTGA